The window CCGAGGTGGATTCGGCCGTCGTCGTGATCGATCCCTACGAGCGGCCGGCGGTGGACCTTGGGGATCCGGACTGGTTCTTCGAGGTGGTCCGGGCGGGGTTCCAGCAGCGCCGCAAGCAGCTCCACAACGCCCTGTCCCACGGCCTGGGGCTTCCGGATGAAGCGGTGCGGGAGGCCCTGACCCGGGCGGGGGTCGACCCCGCCCGCCGGGCGGAGACCCTCTCCCTGGAGGAGTGGGCGGCCCTCAGCGCGGCCCTCCGTCCCCTCCGGAGGCTCGCCCAGGAGGGCCGCGCTTTGCCCGCCGAGGAGGCATGAATCGTCGAGAGTTGCTCAGCGTCGTCGGCGGCGGGACCGGGTGTAGAAGGGCAGCAGCAGGCTCATGGCCGTCTGGAGGAGCTGGCGGCGGGCCCGCAGGGCCATCACTTTGGCCTGGCGCACCGGCTCCAGGCGGTTGAGATCCGGCAGGGAGACCGGCAGGCGCACCGGCCAGTTCTCCACCGGGATCGGCCGGTCCTCCGCCCGCACCCCGTAGCGCACCACCGCCCCGGCCCAGGTCAGCCCGGCCCCGAACCCGATGAGCAGGAGGTTATCCCCCTCCCGGATCCGCCCCTGGGCCATGGCCTCGGCGAAGGCGATGGGGATGGAGGCCGCCGAGGTGTTCCCGTAGCGGTCCAGGTTGAGGAACACCTTCTCCATCGGGAAGCCGAGCTCCCGACAGGCGGCCTCGATGATCCGCTCATTGGCCTGGTGAGGGATCATCAGGTCGATCTCATCGGGGGCCAGGCCGCTGCGGGCGATGGCCTCGATGGCGACCTTCCCCAGCACCCGGGTGGCGAACTTGAACACCTCCCGGCCGTTCATGCGCAATAGATGCCCCTTGTGCCGGATGGTCTCCTCGGTGATGACGTGGTTGGTGGAGATGCCGGGCACGATCAGGTGCTCCGCCCCCGAGCCATCGGATCCGAGAACGAAGGAGAGCACCCCGGTGGGCAGCTCGCTGGCCTGCAGGACCATGGCCCCGGCCCCGTCGCCGAAGAGCACGGCCGTGTTGCGGTCGCTCCAATCGATGTTGCGGCTGATGATCTCCGCGCCGATGACCAGGATGTTGCGCATCAGCCCGGCGGCGATGAAGGCGTGGGCCACCGCCAGGCCATACATGAAGCCGGTGCACCCGGCGCCCAGGGTGAAGGCCCCGCAACGGGCGTTGAGCTTGTGCTGAATGATGGATGAGACCGGGGGGATTACATAATCGGGCGTGGAGGTGGCCACGATGATCAGATCGAGATCCTGGGGCAGGACGCCCGCGCGGGCCATCGCCTCCCGCGCCGCGGCCACCGAAAGGTCTGACATCGTCTCGCCGGGACCGGCGATCCGCCGCTCCCGAATCCCGGTGCGGGTGAGGATCCATTCCTCCGTGGTATGCAGCTGCTGGGCCAGCTCGGCGCTGGTCAGCGCCTTCCGGGGGACCGCCATCCCCCATCCGG is drawn from Thermoflexus hugenholtzii and contains these coding sequences:
- a CDS encoding beta-ketoacyl-ACP synthase III gives rise to the protein MPWYSRIAGWGMAVPRKALTSAELAQQLHTTEEWILTRTGIRERRIAGPGETMSDLSVAAAREAMARAGVLPQDLDLIIVATSTPDYVIPPVSSIIQHKLNARCGAFTLGAGCTGFMYGLAVAHAFIAAGLMRNILVIGAEIISRNIDWSDRNTAVLFGDGAGAMVLQASELPTGVLSFVLGSDGSGAEHLIVPGISTNHVITEETIRHKGHLLRMNGREVFKFATRVLGKVAIEAIARSGLAPDEIDLMIPHQANERIIEAACRELGFPMEKVFLNLDRYGNTSAASIPIAFAEAMAQGRIREGDNLLLIGFGAGLTWAGAVVRYGVRAEDRPIPVENWPVRLPVSLPDLNRLEPVRQAKVMALRARRQLLQTAMSLLLPFYTRSRRRRR